A single region of the Demequina sp. genome encodes:
- the pdxT gene encoding pyridoxal 5'-phosphate synthase glutaminase subunit PdxT — translation MTRIGVLALQGDVREHVFALERVGVEASRVRRLGELDEVDGLIIPGGESTTIDKLLRAFDLFEPLRTRIADGLPVLGSCAGMIMLATDIIGGIHDQQTLAAIPMTVRRNAFGRQVDSAEVELTWEPDGSRMHATFIRAPWVEAWDDSVEVLATVTSQDGSAHPVAVRHRNAIATSFHPEIHAPGATPDDRVHRLLASLA, via the coding sequence ATGACGCGCATCGGCGTGCTGGCGCTCCAGGGAGACGTGCGGGAGCACGTATTCGCCCTGGAACGAGTGGGAGTTGAGGCTTCGCGCGTGCGTCGCCTCGGCGAACTCGACGAGGTGGACGGGCTCATCATCCCCGGCGGCGAGTCCACGACCATCGACAAGCTGCTGCGCGCCTTCGACCTGTTTGAGCCGCTGCGGACGCGCATTGCGGACGGGCTGCCGGTGCTGGGCTCGTGCGCGGGAATGATCATGCTCGCCACGGACATCATCGGCGGTATCCACGACCAGCAGACCCTCGCGGCGATCCCGATGACGGTTCGTCGCAACGCATTCGGGCGTCAGGTGGACTCGGCGGAAGTGGAGCTCACGTGGGAGCCGGACGGATCGCGCATGCATGCCACGTTCATCCGCGCGCCGTGGGTGGAGGCGTGGGACGACTCCGTGGAGGTGCTCGCCACCGTGACAAGCCAGGACGGCTCGGCGCATCCCGTGGCCGTGCGTCACCGCAACGCGATCGCCACGAGCTTCCACCCCGAGATTCACGCGCCGGGCGCCACGCCGGACGACCGGGTGCATCGGCTGCTGGCGTCGCTCGCCTGA
- a CDS encoding YebC/PmpR family DNA-binding transcriptional regulator, translating into MSGHSKWATTKHKKAVVDAKRAKLFAKLIKNIEVAARTGGGDLAGNPTLFDAVQKAKKSSVPNDNIDRAVKRGSGLEGGGANYETIMYEGYGPNGVAVLIECLTDNRNRAASEVRIGLTRNGGSLADPGSVSYLFSRKGQVIVDKASGVTEDDLMEAALDAGAEEINDLGDYFEIISEATDFVAVRTALQSAGIDYEQAEATFLPSVKIEVDVDGARKVLRLIDALEDSDDVQNVWANFDASDEVLEAAEA; encoded by the coding sequence GTGTCCGGGCATTCCAAGTGGGCCACCACCAAGCACAAGAAGGCTGTGGTTGACGCCAAGCGCGCCAAGCTGTTCGCCAAGCTCATCAAGAACATCGAGGTTGCCGCACGCACCGGTGGGGGAGACCTGGCAGGAAACCCGACGCTGTTCGACGCGGTGCAGAAGGCCAAGAAGTCTTCGGTTCCCAACGACAACATCGACCGCGCGGTCAAGCGCGGCAGCGGGCTCGAAGGCGGCGGCGCCAACTACGAGACCATCATGTACGAGGGCTACGGGCCCAACGGCGTCGCTGTGCTCATCGAGTGCCTCACCGACAATCGCAACCGCGCCGCGAGCGAGGTTCGCATCGGCCTGACCCGCAACGGCGGCTCCCTCGCCGATCCCGGATCCGTGAGCTACCTCTTCAGCCGCAAGGGCCAGGTCATCGTGGACAAGGCGAGCGGCGTCACCGAGGACGACCTCATGGAGGCCGCTCTCGACGCCGGCGCCGAAGAGATCAACGACCTCGGCGACTACTTCGAGATCATCTCCGAGGCCACGGACTTCGTGGCCGTGCGCACGGCGCTGCAGAGCGCCGGCATCGACTACGAGCAGGCAGAGGCCACCTTCCTTCCCTCGGTGAAGATCGAGGTGGACGTAGACGGCGCCCGCAAGGTGCTCCGCCTCATCGACGCGCTCGAGGACAGCGACGACGTGCAGAACGTGTGGGCCAACTTCGACGCCTCAGACGAGGTGCTCGAGGCCGCCGAAGCGTAA
- the ruvC gene encoding crossover junction endodeoxyribonuclease RuvC, which produces MRILGVDPGLTRCGLGVVDVEGRRVTLVNVSVTTTPAGAEVPARLASISDALEALLAEHAPDAVAMERVFAQHNVRTVMGTAQASGVVMLAAERAGLPLNLYTPSEVKAAVTGDGRAAKAQVGFMVARILGLAEPPKPADAADALAIAITHGWRGRAPGVTTAAQGRWVAAEREAREAASRRR; this is translated from the coding sequence GTGCGCATCCTCGGCGTCGACCCGGGCCTCACGAGGTGCGGGCTTGGGGTCGTTGACGTCGAGGGCCGACGGGTCACTCTCGTGAACGTGAGCGTTACCACGACCCCCGCGGGCGCCGAGGTCCCCGCTCGCCTCGCGTCCATCTCCGACGCTCTCGAGGCGCTGCTCGCGGAGCACGCGCCCGACGCCGTGGCCATGGAACGCGTCTTCGCCCAGCACAACGTGCGCACCGTCATGGGCACCGCGCAGGCGTCCGGAGTGGTGATGCTCGCCGCCGAGCGCGCAGGACTGCCGCTCAACCTCTACACGCCGAGCGAGGTCAAGGCCGCGGTCACGGGAGACGGCCGCGCGGCCAAGGCCCAAGTCGGTTTCATGGTCGCCCGCATCCTTGGGCTCGCCGAGCCGCCAAAGCCGGCCGACGCTGCCGACGCCCTCGCGATCGCGATCACTCATGGCTGGCGCGGCAGGGCACCCGGGGTCACGACCGCGGCTCAGGGGCGCTGGGTGGCGGCAGAGCGCGAGGCGCGCGAGGCGGCGAGTCGCCGCCGCTAA
- the ruvA gene encoding Holliday junction branch migration protein RuvA: protein MISQLTGTAAHVGATSAVVDVNGVGMLVQCTPATLAGIRHGQQVTLHTQLIVREDSLTLFGFGSARERDAFETLQSVQGVGPKLALAMLAVHPPEQLAAAVAAGDRAALERVPGVGAKVAARLLLELGGKLVLDSPAAPAGDARGQVVDALVSLGWNTKAAATAVDAVADGPVAEPDVPATLRAALQRLGGQRS, encoded by the coding sequence TTGATCTCACAGCTCACCGGCACGGCCGCGCACGTTGGCGCCACCTCGGCGGTAGTGGACGTGAACGGCGTCGGCATGCTCGTCCAGTGCACTCCCGCAACGCTCGCGGGGATTCGGCACGGCCAGCAGGTGACCCTGCACACGCAGCTCATCGTTCGCGAGGACTCGCTCACGCTGTTCGGGTTCGGAAGCGCTCGCGAGCGCGACGCCTTCGAGACGCTCCAGTCCGTGCAGGGCGTGGGGCCAAAGCTGGCCCTTGCCATGCTCGCGGTTCACCCTCCGGAACAGCTGGCCGCGGCCGTGGCGGCGGGGGACAGGGCCGCACTTGAGCGCGTCCCCGGTGTGGGAGCCAAGGTCGCGGCGCGACTGCTGCTCGAGCTCGGCGGCAAACTCGTGCTCGATTCGCCCGCAGCGCCGGCCGGAGACGCGCGCGGCCAGGTGGTCGACGCGCTCGTGAGCCTGGGCTGGAACACGAAGGCGGCGGCGACGGCCGTTGACGCCGTGGCCGACGGCCCGGTCGCCGAGCCCGACGTTCCCGCCACACTGAGGGCCGCGCTGCAGAGGCTCGGAGGGCAGCGCTCGTGA
- the secD gene encoding protein translocase subunit SecD: MSTIVKGAKRALIWLGVIIVLLYSILTLGVVTNKTSFTPGLGLDLAGGTTLILKASPTNGATIDSGDLNQAVEVIRRRIDATGVAEAEITTQGSDTIVIAIPGHPSDHTIDLIKQSAQLQFRPVLLVGDPGPVTDTSATPTPTPTASDDATASPEPSASATTDASITDPSASATPDATVSPDTTASADPSVSPSPNPSPVPGETDPSSYDWLTDSLLAEYKALDCTDKANWAGRDLGPTDAGHVACANDPLPTGPQKLAMGPVELDGSDVKTASSGPEYSSAGTLTGGYQVMLEFNSAGAAKFADVTQRLYGFYQADETDVRAQFAILLDGLVISHPRVMSHITGGTATISGSFTQTEAAELANQLKFGAIPLDLTLQSNDTVSPSLGTQQLEKGLIAGAIGLLLVVIYSLFQYRALGIVTVGSLLIAGVITYGVIALLSWGIGYRLSLAGVAGLIIAIGITADSFIVYFERVKDELREGRSLQASIDHAWRRARRTILASDAVSFLAAVVLYVLAIGSVRGFAFTLGLTTLVDVIVVILFTHPVLVLLSRTKFFGEGHRFSGLDPRQLGKAAMYKGRGRVANAPVTPSAEGGEASGLTLAERKAAAAKGEGK; encoded by the coding sequence GTGTCAACTATCGTCAAGGGTGCAAAGCGCGCACTCATCTGGCTGGGCGTGATCATCGTCCTGCTGTACTCGATCCTCACGCTCGGCGTCGTCACCAACAAGACGTCCTTCACGCCGGGCCTTGGGCTCGACCTCGCCGGTGGCACGACCCTGATCCTCAAGGCCTCGCCGACGAACGGCGCGACCATCGACAGTGGGGATCTCAACCAGGCGGTAGAGGTGATCCGCCGTCGCATCGACGCGACCGGCGTCGCGGAGGCGGAGATCACGACCCAGGGCTCGGACACGATCGTCATTGCGATCCCCGGCCACCCCTCCGACCACACGATCGACCTCATCAAGCAGAGCGCGCAGCTGCAGTTCCGTCCGGTGCTTCTCGTTGGAGACCCGGGCCCGGTCACGGACACGAGCGCCACGCCTACGCCTACGCCGACCGCGTCGGACGACGCCACTGCCAGCCCCGAGCCCAGCGCGTCCGCGACGACCGACGCGTCCATCACCGATCCCTCGGCGAGTGCCACTCCCGACGCGACAGTGTCGCCGGATACCACCGCGTCGGCCGATCCCAGCGTGAGCCCGTCCCCGAACCCCAGCCCCGTGCCAGGAGAGACCGACCCGTCGTCGTATGACTGGCTCACCGACTCTCTTCTCGCCGAGTACAAGGCGCTCGACTGCACCGATAAGGCGAACTGGGCTGGCAGGGATCTGGGGCCGACGGACGCGGGCCACGTCGCGTGTGCGAACGACCCCCTTCCCACCGGACCGCAGAAGCTGGCCATGGGGCCTGTGGAGCTCGACGGTTCGGACGTCAAGACCGCGTCATCCGGCCCCGAGTACAGCTCCGCGGGCACGCTCACCGGCGGATACCAGGTCATGCTCGAGTTCAACTCGGCCGGTGCCGCGAAGTTCGCCGACGTCACGCAGCGGCTCTACGGCTTCTACCAGGCCGACGAGACCGACGTCCGCGCCCAGTTCGCGATCCTGCTCGACGGTCTCGTCATCTCGCACCCGCGGGTCATGTCCCACATCACGGGCGGCACGGCCACGATCAGCGGATCCTTCACGCAGACGGAGGCCGCGGAACTGGCCAACCAGTTGAAGTTCGGCGCCATTCCGCTCGACCTCACGCTGCAGTCGAACGACACGGTCAGCCCGTCGCTCGGCACCCAGCAGCTCGAGAAGGGCCTCATCGCGGGCGCTATCGGCCTCCTGCTCGTGGTGATCTACTCGCTGTTCCAGTACCGGGCGCTAGGCATTGTCACCGTTGGCTCGCTGCTGATCGCGGGAGTGATCACCTACGGCGTGATCGCCCTGCTGTCCTGGGGGATCGGGTACCGCCTGTCTCTCGCCGGAGTCGCGGGATTGATCATCGCCATCGGTATCACCGCAGACTCGTTCATCGTCTACTTCGAACGCGTGAAGGACGAGTTGCGCGAGGGCCGGTCTCTGCAGGCGTCCATCGACCACGCCTGGCGGCGCGCGCGGCGCACCATCCTTGCGTCTGACGCGGTGAGCTTCCTCGCGGCCGTCGTCCTCTACGTTCTGGCCATCGGCTCGGTGCGCGGCTTCGCCTTCACCTTGGGCCTCACCACGCTCGTCGACGTGATCGTCGTGATCCTGTTCACGCACCCCGTCCTGGTGCTGCTGAGCCGCACCAAGTTCTTCGGCGAGGGTCACCGGTTCTCGGGACTCGACCCGCGGCAGCTGGGCAAAGCCGCCATGTACAAGGGGCGCGGCCGCGTGGCCAACGCACCAGTGACGCCGAGCGCAGAAGGCGGGGAAGCGTCGGGCCTTACCCTTGCCGAACGCAAGGCCGCCGCCGCGAAGGGAGAGGGCAAGTGA
- the secF gene encoding protein translocase subunit SecF codes for MKLSLAEWGNQLHSGERTYAIVPKRRMWLTISAVALLLCIAVIVIKGLNFGVDFTGGNVYQVSEVENPDPQLAEDVVAQYAPDLEPRISILGENDVRVQIGVVELSVSRDIAAGLADAYGVPADNVSESQIGPTFGAEVGKKALQSLVVFLILVALIMTVYFRAWRMAIAGIIALVHDLVFTVGIYAIIGFEVTPASVIGFLTILGYSLYDTVVVFDKVRENTDNLTSQHRYTYDELANLALNQTLVRSINTSIVALLPVAAILFIGAFVLGAGTLKDISLALFVGMAVGTYSSIFVATPLEVTLRDREERIQKHTKEVLDMRASGKSDVVVDEDGRVRVGALTPGEHRGQAAQPKRKGRK; via the coding sequence GTGAAGCTAAGCCTTGCCGAATGGGGCAACCAACTGCACTCGGGAGAGCGCACCTACGCGATCGTTCCCAAGCGCCGCATGTGGCTCACCATCTCCGCGGTCGCGCTGCTGCTGTGCATCGCCGTTATCGTCATCAAGGGCCTGAACTTCGGCGTCGACTTCACGGGCGGCAACGTCTACCAGGTATCTGAGGTGGAGAACCCCGACCCGCAGCTCGCCGAGGACGTGGTGGCGCAGTACGCGCCAGACCTGGAGCCCCGGATCTCGATCCTCGGTGAGAACGACGTTCGCGTGCAGATCGGCGTTGTCGAGCTCTCGGTGTCGCGCGACATCGCGGCGGGCCTCGCAGACGCGTACGGCGTGCCGGCCGACAACGTCAGCGAGTCGCAGATTGGGCCCACCTTCGGCGCCGAAGTGGGCAAGAAGGCGCTGCAGTCTCTTGTCGTCTTCCTGATTCTGGTCGCGCTCATCATGACGGTGTACTTCCGCGCGTGGCGCATGGCCATCGCGGGCATCATCGCGCTCGTCCACGACCTCGTGTTCACGGTGGGCATCTACGCGATCATCGGCTTCGAGGTGACGCCGGCGTCGGTCATCGGCTTCCTGACGATCCTCGGGTACTCGCTTTACGACACGGTGGTGGTGTTCGACAAGGTTCGCGAGAACACCGACAACCTCACGTCCCAGCACCGGTACACGTATGACGAGCTTGCGAACCTCGCGCTCAACCAGACGCTCGTGCGCTCCATCAACACGTCGATCGTGGCTCTGCTGCCCGTGGCGGCGATCCTCTTCATCGGCGCGTTCGTGCTCGGCGCCGGCACGCTCAAGGACATCTCGCTCGCGCTGTTCGTGGGTATGGCCGTTGGCACGTACTCGTCGATCTTCGTCGCCACCCCGCTTGAGGTGACGCTCAGGGATCGCGAGGAGCGCATTCAGAAGCACACCAAGGAGGTGCTCGACATGCGCGCCTCCGGCAAGTCCGACGTTGTGGTTGACGAGGACGGTCGGGTGCGGGTGGGTGCGCTCACGCCGGGCGAGCACCGTGGGCAGGCGGCGCAACCTAAGCGCAAGGGCCGCAAGTAG
- a CDS encoding DUF349 domain-containing protein, translating to MSVINNEVTMSSQEPIETAPEAAAEPTAEAKPTPSPKPRPVPKPGAFKAPSPAIVAAHASHPVKVPVVADVSDEERQAAAAFGSVADDVVSVTDGAETHEVGPAQGDEPLAPYVRAYFELKASVERFAARLTAAELSIKDIDDTLGSIKSALAEPKVVGDLAALRTEFAPVEADAVAAREALSAERAKARAEALERRGQIVTRAEEIAAAPAASIHWKNDTAELRSLLDSWKEAQRDGARIPKDAERELWKRFTHARTTFEKARKHHFAEVDGANSAVADRKEALVARAEALLTSGDFEKGAREFRDLMAQWRTAGRGRRSVDDALWKRFQTAQDAFFEARRTQADAEEAALAPNIEAAESAVKSAEGALPIEDLAAAKAALRAAQDAFEAAGRLPRAEATGLSRRLGAVERAVRDAEDSAWKARSPELEARVSGAAAQLHAAIADLEAKLASATSAKEKKDLKEALDARKAWLKQIAGS from the coding sequence ATGTCCGTCATCAACAATGAGGTGACCATGAGCTCGCAAGAGCCAATCGAGACCGCCCCCGAGGCGGCCGCTGAGCCCACCGCTGAGGCGAAGCCGACCCCTTCCCCCAAGCCGCGGCCCGTGCCAAAGCCTGGCGCGTTCAAGGCCCCGAGCCCAGCCATTGTCGCCGCCCACGCCTCGCACCCCGTGAAGGTGCCCGTAGTCGCGGATGTCAGCGATGAGGAGCGGCAGGCAGCCGCGGCCTTCGGCTCCGTGGCCGATGACGTGGTCAGCGTCACGGACGGCGCCGAGACGCACGAGGTGGGCCCAGCCCAGGGCGATGAGCCGCTCGCGCCATACGTGCGCGCGTACTTCGAGCTCAAGGCATCCGTTGAGCGCTTCGCGGCGCGCCTCACGGCGGCGGAGCTGAGCATCAAGGACATCGACGACACCCTCGGGTCGATCAAGAGCGCTCTGGCGGAGCCCAAGGTGGTCGGTGACCTCGCCGCGCTGCGCACCGAGTTCGCACCCGTGGAGGCCGACGCTGTGGCGGCCCGCGAGGCTCTGTCGGCCGAGCGCGCGAAGGCTCGTGCAGAGGCCCTCGAGCGCCGCGGGCAGATCGTGACTCGCGCCGAGGAGATCGCGGCGGCCCCCGCCGCGTCCATCCACTGGAAGAACGACACCGCCGAACTCCGCTCCCTGCTGGACTCCTGGAAGGAGGCGCAGCGAGACGGCGCCCGCATCCCCAAGGACGCCGAGCGGGAACTCTGGAAGCGCTTCACCCACGCGCGCACGACCTTCGAGAAGGCCAGGAAGCACCACTTTGCCGAGGTCGACGGCGCGAACAGCGCCGTCGCCGACCGCAAGGAGGCTCTCGTGGCCCGCGCCGAGGCGCTCCTGACCAGCGGCGACTTCGAGAAGGGTGCCCGCGAGTTCCGCGACCTCATGGCTCAGTGGCGCACCGCGGGCCGCGGCCGCCGCAGCGTCGACGACGCGCTGTGGAAGCGGTTCCAGACGGCACAAGACGCATTCTTCGAGGCGCGACGCACCCAGGCCGACGCCGAAGAGGCGGCCCTCGCTCCGAATATCGAGGCCGCCGAGTCCGCGGTGAAGAGCGCGGAGGGCGCCCTGCCCATCGAGGACCTCGCCGCCGCCAAGGCCGCGCTGCGCGCCGCGCAGGACGCGTTCGAGGCCGCTGGACGCCTCCCGCGGGCCGAAGCCACGGGGCTCTCGAGGCGCCTCGGCGCCGTTGAGCGGGCCGTTCGCGACGCAGAGGACTCCGCGTGGAAGGCGCGCAGCCCCGAGCTCGAGGCCCGCGTTTCAGGGGCGGCGGCCCAGTTGCACGCCGCGATCGCGGACCTCGAGGCCAAGCTCGCGTCTGCGACGAGCGCCAAGGAGAAGAAGGACCTCAAGGAGGCCCTCGACGCGCGCAAGGCGTGGCTCAAGCAGATCGCAGGCAGCTAG
- the hisS gene encoding histidine--tRNA ligase has protein sequence MARVAPLSGFPEWTPSERVVEASIIASLREVFALHGFAEIETRAVEPVSRLAGDSDAAKEIYAISRLSAEDRPDARLGLHFDLTVPFARYVEEFQSQLAFPFRRYQIQKVWRGERPQEGRYREFYQADIDIVGRDVLPSHLEAEVAIVMARALAALPIPRATMHINNRRLVEGFYRSVGIEDVPGALRSVDKLDKIGSDGVRAELTAKGVSDTAADGVLELAKIHSRDTSFVNAIEDLWETTFTTGDGDAEKLFADGIAELAALVSAVNAAVPGTAVADLRIARGLDYYTGAVYETVLEGHEDLGSICSGGRYDSLVAGGGFPGVGMSIGVSRLVSRVLGAGLASASRAVPSAVLVAVTDEDSRAASDQIADALRERGIPCEVAPAAAKFGKQIQHAERRGIPFVWFPDAGEVKDIRSGAQVPADPRNWEPPAEDRWPRTVRS, from the coding sequence ATGGCGCGTGTGGCACCCTTGTCCGGCTTCCCCGAGTGGACCCCTTCCGAGCGGGTCGTTGAGGCCTCCATCATCGCTAGCCTGCGCGAGGTATTCGCCCTCCACGGCTTCGCCGAGATCGAGACGCGCGCCGTGGAGCCCGTGTCCCGCCTCGCCGGTGACTCTGACGCCGCCAAGGAGATCTATGCGATCTCTCGGCTTTCCGCCGAGGACAGGCCCGACGCTCGGCTTGGCCTTCACTTTGACCTCACCGTGCCCTTTGCCAGGTATGTCGAGGAGTTTCAGTCGCAGCTCGCCTTCCCGTTCCGGCGCTACCAGATTCAGAAGGTGTGGCGCGGCGAGCGCCCGCAGGAGGGCCGCTACCGCGAGTTCTACCAGGCGGACATCGACATCGTGGGCCGCGACGTGCTGCCCTCCCACCTCGAGGCCGAGGTGGCGATCGTCATGGCGCGCGCGCTTGCGGCCCTGCCGATTCCGCGGGCGACGATGCACATCAACAACCGCAGGCTCGTCGAGGGCTTCTACCGTTCCGTTGGAATTGAGGACGTGCCAGGGGCGCTGCGGTCGGTGGACAAGCTCGACAAGATCGGCTCCGATGGGGTGCGCGCGGAGCTGACCGCGAAGGGCGTCAGCGACACCGCCGCGGATGGCGTCCTCGAACTCGCGAAGATCCACTCCCGCGACACGTCGTTCGTCAACGCGATCGAGGACCTGTGGGAGACCACGTTCACCACAGGCGACGGTGACGCGGAGAAGCTGTTCGCGGACGGCATTGCCGAGCTTGCAGCACTCGTCAGTGCGGTGAACGCCGCCGTGCCGGGAACGGCGGTCGCGGACCTGCGCATCGCTCGCGGTCTCGACTACTACACGGGAGCGGTGTACGAGACCGTGCTCGAGGGCCACGAGGACTTGGGCTCCATCTGCTCCGGCGGCCGCTACGACTCACTTGTGGCCGGGGGAGGCTTCCCCGGCGTCGGCATGTCGATCGGAGTGTCCCGCTTGGTAAGCCGCGTGCTGGGGGCCGGGCTTGCGAGCGCGAGCCGCGCCGTGCCGTCGGCCGTGCTGGTAGCCGTGACGGACGAGGACTCAAGGGCAGCGTCGGACCAAATTGCCGACGCGCTGCGCGAGCGCGGCATCCCATGCGAGGTGGCGCCCGCCGCCGCGAAGTTCGGGAAGCAGATTCAGCACGCGGAGCGGCGCGGCATTCCGTTCGTGTGGTTCCCCGATGCGGGGGAGGTCAAGGACATTCGCTCGGGTGCCCAGGTACCTGCGGACCCGCGCAATTGGGAACCGCCGGCCGAGGATCGCTGGCCGCGCACGGTCCGCTCCTAA